Proteins found in one Vallitalea guaymasensis genomic segment:
- a CDS encoding Gfo/Idh/MocA family protein — protein MSDKLKAGIIGCGGIANGKHMPSIKKVDQIEMVAFCDIIEERAVEASKKFGTENAKHYTDYKKMLSDNNLDVVYVCTPNREHSFITIDALEAGCHVMCEKPMAKTVKEAEEMLEAAKRTGKKLTIGYQNRFRADSQYLKKSCERGDLGDVYFAKAHAIRRRAVPTWGVFLNEEEQGGGPLIDIGTHALDLTLWCMDNYKPKRVVGTTYKKLGDQKDTGNAWGDWKQDEFTVEDSAFGFVTMENGATIILESSWALNTLETGEAKTTLCGTKAGADMKDGLRINGADLGKLYVKKPGLSADGVDFYEGDSNNPAEVEAQSFVDCIINDTEPVVKPEQALVVTKILEAIYKSAELGKEIVLD, from the coding sequence ATGAGTGACAAATTAAAAGCAGGAATCATAGGGTGTGGAGGTATAGCTAATGGAAAGCATATGCCAAGTATCAAAAAAGTAGATCAAATTGAAATGGTTGCTTTTTGTGACATTATTGAAGAAAGAGCAGTAGAAGCAAGCAAAAAATTTGGAACTGAAAATGCAAAACACTATACAGACTATAAGAAAATGTTATCAGATAATAATTTAGACGTTGTATATGTTTGTACTCCTAATAGAGAACATAGTTTCATTACAATCGATGCTCTTGAAGCAGGATGTCATGTTATGTGTGAAAAACCAATGGCTAAGACAGTAAAAGAAGCAGAAGAAATGTTGGAAGCTGCTAAGAGAACAGGTAAAAAATTAACAATAGGTTATCAAAATAGATTTAGAGCAGATTCACAGTACCTAAAGAAATCTTGTGAAAGAGGAGATCTTGGAGATGTGTATTTCGCTAAAGCTCACGCTATAAGAAGAAGGGCAGTACCAACCTGGGGAGTATTCCTTAACGAAGAAGAACAAGGTGGAGGACCATTGATTGATATTGGAACACATGCTCTAGACTTAACATTATGGTGCATGGACAACTACAAGCCAAAAAGAGTTGTAGGTACTACATATAAGAAATTAGGAGACCAAAAAGATACAGGTAATGCTTGGGGAGACTGGAAACAAGATGAATTCACAGTAGAAGATTCTGCTTTTGGATTTGTTACTATGGAAAATGGTGCAACCATAATATTAGAATCAAGCTGGGCATTGAATACTCTTGAGACAGGCGAAGCTAAGACAACTCTTTGTGGAACAAAAGCAGGAGCTGACATGAAAGACGGACTTAGAATCAATGGAGCTGATCTTGGTAAATTATATGTGAAAAAACCAGGACTTAGCGCTGATGGAGTTGATTTCTATGAAGGTGACAGCAATAATCCAGCTGAAGTGGAAGCACAAAGTTTTGTTGACTGTATAATCAATGATACAGAACCAGTAGTAAAACCGGAGCAAGCTTTAGTAGTTACTAAGATATTAGAAGCAATCTATAAATCAGCAGAATTAGGAAA
- a CDS encoding LacI family DNA-binding transcriptional regulator, whose amino-acid sequence MPTIQEVAKKAGVSVATVSRVLNDNGPVSSNTRKKVQGVIDELNYQPNLLGRNLRRSETRMILVLLQNISNPFYSKIVKGMEDTAHENGYNVLICNTNTDIDLESIYLDFLKNKLVDGVIFTCTAMVTEEFNKLAKYYPVVLCNEYNKDIKAPIVTIDNEIAGYEATSHLIKLGHKKIGMISVNNVGSSYDRMKGYMRAIEEAGLEVNEDYIVYHTFSYKGGMRGIKQLFELDEPPTAVFCISDLIAVGAIKELKSKGLRVPNDVAIVGFDNNSIAPMYDPSITTIAQPRYDIGKKTMEIMLQRIKGNENNNHIVKLEHDLIIRESTLPSVD is encoded by the coding sequence ATGCCAACTATACAAGAGGTGGCTAAAAAAGCAGGAGTATCTGTGGCTACAGTTTCTAGAGTATTGAATGATAATGGACCAGTCTCATCCAATACCAGAAAAAAAGTTCAAGGAGTAATTGACGAACTCAACTACCAACCTAATCTATTAGGAAGAAACCTAAGAAGATCAGAGACTAGAATGATATTAGTATTACTACAAAACATTTCCAACCCATTTTATTCCAAGATAGTAAAAGGGATGGAAGATACAGCTCATGAAAACGGATATAATGTATTGATCTGTAACACTAATACAGATATAGATCTGGAAAGCATATATTTGGATTTCCTTAAAAACAAGCTGGTAGATGGAGTCATCTTCACTTGTACTGCCATGGTTACCGAAGAATTCAATAAATTAGCTAAATACTATCCTGTTGTATTATGTAATGAATATAATAAGGACATAAAAGCTCCTATTGTAACTATTGATAATGAAATTGCAGGTTATGAAGCAACATCCCATCTTATAAAGTTGGGACACAAAAAGATTGGAATGATATCCGTTAATAATGTAGGCTCATCATATGATAGAATGAAAGGCTATATGAGAGCTATTGAAGAAGCAGGTTTAGAAGTTAATGAAGATTACATTGTTTATCATACATTTTCATATAAAGGTGGAATGAGAGGAATCAAACAACTATTTGAATTAGATGAGCCACCTACAGCTGTATTTTGTATATCAGACTTAATAGCAGTGGGAGCCATCAAAGAATTGAAGAGCAAGGGACTCAGAGTTCCTAATGATGTAGCTATTGTAGGATTTGACAACAATAGTATTGCACCTATGTATGATCCATCCATCACAACTATTGCTCAGCCTAGATATGATATTGGTAAAAAAACAATGGAAATCATGTTACAAAGGATTAAAGGTAATGAAAATAATAATCATATAGTAAAACTAGAGCATGATCTTATTATTCGAGAATCAACTTTACCATCAGTTGATTAA
- a CDS encoding carbohydrate ABC transporter permease gives MYNKIEANYNKTKKFLFGMKNNDGFIYKLCVYFILIVFGFVFLYPLIYMLSISLMSNLDLVDNTVKWIPSKLYTFNYKMTWKALNLPYSYLTTTMLAGLSMLCVAVSSGIVGYGLARFNFKGKKLVLVLMLFTFIVPKTLFFIPRFQIYSALGLKGNLGAILVPALTGQGEQAALFILIFYQFFKMIPKSLEEAAFIDGAGPFRTFIKIAVPMAGPALIIVCVYSFSLYWNETFLTSLYLDGKIKTVPMLLGNLQNNFGQVVSQSVKGDFSRNPNLNFTEAKIFAGTILSIIPLAAFYLIIQRWFVESIDKTGITGE, from the coding sequence ATGTATAACAAAATAGAAGCTAACTATAATAAAACAAAAAAATTCCTATTCGGTATGAAAAACAATGACGGCTTCATCTACAAACTATGCGTATATTTCATACTTATAGTATTCGGCTTTGTATTTCTATACCCCCTTATATACATGCTATCAATAAGCTTGATGTCCAATCTTGATTTAGTTGATAACACAGTTAAATGGATACCCTCAAAACTATATACCTTCAATTACAAAATGACCTGGAAAGCACTTAATCTACCTTACTCCTACTTAACAACAACTATGCTAGCAGGACTATCAATGCTATGTGTAGCCGTTTCCTCAGGCATAGTCGGATACGGTCTAGCAAGGTTCAATTTCAAAGGTAAGAAGCTAGTACTAGTATTGATGCTATTTACATTCATCGTACCCAAAACTCTATTCTTCATACCTAGATTCCAGATATATTCGGCACTTGGACTAAAAGGCAATCTTGGAGCCATATTAGTTCCAGCATTGACTGGACAGGGAGAGCAGGCAGCCCTCTTCATACTGATTTTTTATCAGTTCTTCAAAATGATACCAAAATCCTTAGAAGAAGCAGCCTTCATCGATGGAGCAGGACCATTCAGAACCTTCATAAAAATAGCAGTCCCCATGGCAGGTCCAGCACTAATAATCGTATGCGTATACAGTTTCTCACTATACTGGAACGAAACATTCTTAACATCTCTCTATCTTGATGGTAAGATAAAAACAGTACCTATGCTACTAGGTAACTTACAAAATAATTTCGGGCAAGTAGTCTCACAGAGCGTTAAAGGAGACTTCAGCAGAAACCCAAACCTAAACTTCACAGAAGCCAAAATATTCGCAGGAACCATCCTATCAATAATCCCCCTTGCAGCCTTTTACCTAATTATACAAAGATGGTTCGTAGAAAGCATCGACAAAACCGGCATCACAGGAGAATGA
- a CDS encoding carbohydrate ABC transporter permease: MKREKKIIGKRKLNMRQKRGLTGLCFISPWIVGFLAFVAYPLYKTIFMSFNNVYYGNKTGWEYEWIGLENFRRILLEDIDFVIEAQDFFLTTLLYVPVIIALSIIIAMLLNQKVKGTAFFRLLFFLPIIILNGELMKNMSEYGGMSINLNEMIVDGISMIVPNKSITMGIILIFNMIIQLLWYSAVPILIFLAALQKIDRSVYEASAIDGASSWSTFWKITLPNIYPLVSVVVIFIVVFLANFETNPINKIIMESKYDGSRREGYASALSILYSFLQVILISILYFITKSRKNSKEVS, from the coding sequence ATGAAAAGAGAAAAAAAGATTATTGGAAAAAGAAAATTGAATATGCGTCAAAAGCGGGGCTTGACAGGGCTTTGCTTCATAAGTCCATGGATTGTAGGTTTTCTTGCTTTTGTTGCATATCCCTTATATAAAACCATTTTCATGAGCTTTAATAATGTCTATTATGGTAACAAGACAGGTTGGGAATACGAATGGATAGGCTTAGAAAATTTCAGGCGTATACTTCTAGAGGATATTGATTTTGTCATAGAGGCTCAAGACTTTTTCTTGACCACATTACTGTATGTACCAGTCATCATAGCCTTATCAATTATTATTGCTATGCTTCTTAATCAAAAAGTAAAAGGAACTGCTTTCTTCAGATTATTGTTCTTCTTACCAATCATCATCTTGAACGGTGAGTTGATGAAAAACATGAGCGAATATGGTGGAATGTCAATAAATCTCAACGAAATGATAGTGGACGGTATTTCAATGATTGTCCCTAACAAAAGCATTACTATGGGTATCATACTGATCTTCAATATGATAATACAATTACTCTGGTACAGCGCTGTACCTATTCTCATTTTTCTTGCAGCCCTCCAGAAGATTGATAGGAGCGTATATGAAGCATCAGCCATTGACGGGGCATCCTCATGGAGTACATTCTGGAAGATTACTTTACCTAACATCTATCCACTTGTTAGTGTAGTTGTCATCTTCATTGTTGTATTCCTCGCCAACTTTGAAACCAATCCTATCAATAAAATAATAATGGAATCAAAATATGATGGTTCCAGAAGAGAAGGTTATGCATCAGCACTATCCATATTATACTCATTCCTTCAAGTAATTTTGATAAGTATTCTATACTTTATCACCAAAAGCAGAAAAAACAGCAAGGAGGTATCTTAA
- a CDS encoding DUF5696 domain-containing protein has product MKNKKIKHIFAYLVIGVLLLLAVKKCFEKAPDRISMETYNYTDVIVNDEEVMKQVDEYDSTIPDTFKRVAENDQLELFLDKESIAIAVRNKVNGYTWYSYDVDMNMEEKKLSKEMTNYMKSGISVITYDKFTPGRRTVLDEDVNKTYQKRENGFTVTIDFIQPKIKFDFIVEIKGGDLITSIPRESIEEYNDKLWTPGNDDVSINEIVVYPFLGSTTEKEDGYIVIPDGSGAIIRLDETPKYATGYVAPVYGKDLGYANTLSFGSESFSVKPLESVVLPIYGIIHDENDTGVLVIAESGASYATYNYVSKNVSTKYYQSYFTYNYRTTYSQFQSRIDEEQHVLGFQEEPNKFDLVQRYVFLNGDKADYVGVAKEYRDFLTKQYGFTKKEKNKKDKIPLKIDFINNEVEMGTFNLENVKATSYNQAKDIVKSFIDKGDTNLNVTFKTYLLDKQAYRFQVFKELGGKKDFKSVLNYFKDNDVKFNYYMNYARTNHKKTKFTASKMSRQDLSVRNDKSQVYNYLNDPKYFMDFAKSDMNNLRKYHIDSLAFDGFTGSLFTHYDKGTIGYSNEGMKYIKNLMTYFNDNNIETNIYRGDAYLYPYMTDYYETPICSSNLMFIDRTIPLVSLVASGNMDMYSPYMNFSSNDDEAILKLIEYGVYPAFILTGEPTYSIKYSNSSNVYVSQNKYLEERIDNYYDKVNDALNHVIGSELINHTYIDDNVVMTEYANGKKIIINYNDSDYIYKDITIKGKGFVVI; this is encoded by the coding sequence ATGAAAAACAAAAAGATAAAACACATCTTTGCTTATTTGGTTATAGGAGTACTTCTACTATTAGCAGTAAAAAAATGTTTCGAGAAAGCACCTGACAGGATCAGCATGGAAACATATAATTATACTGACGTCATAGTGAATGATGAAGAAGTCATGAAACAGGTAGATGAATATGATTCTACTATACCTGATACTTTCAAGAGAGTTGCCGAGAATGATCAACTAGAGTTATTTCTAGATAAAGAAAGTATAGCTATAGCAGTGAGAAACAAGGTAAATGGTTATACATGGTATTCATATGATGTTGACATGAACATGGAAGAAAAAAAATTAAGTAAAGAAATGACTAATTATATGAAATCAGGTATATCCGTCATAACTTATGATAAATTCACACCTGGTAGGAGAACCGTTCTTGATGAGGACGTAAATAAAACATACCAAAAAAGAGAAAACGGATTCACAGTAACCATTGATTTTATACAGCCAAAGATTAAGTTTGATTTCATCGTTGAGATTAAGGGTGGAGATTTGATAACTTCAATTCCTAGAGAAAGTATAGAGGAATATAACGATAAGCTGTGGACACCTGGCAATGATGATGTATCTATAAATGAAATAGTAGTATATCCTTTCCTAGGTTCAACTACAGAAAAAGAGGATGGCTATATAGTTATACCAGATGGTTCAGGTGCTATCATCAGATTAGACGAAACACCTAAGTATGCAACAGGATATGTAGCACCTGTATACGGAAAAGATTTGGGTTATGCTAATACACTTAGTTTCGGTTCAGAATCATTTTCAGTCAAACCTCTAGAAAGTGTTGTATTGCCCATATATGGCATAATTCATGATGAAAATGATACTGGTGTTCTGGTTATCGCAGAAAGTGGAGCAAGTTATGCGACCTATAATTATGTATCAAAGAATGTATCAACTAAGTATTATCAATCCTATTTCACATATAACTATAGAACAACTTATTCTCAGTTCCAAAGCAGAATTGATGAAGAACAGCATGTTCTAGGCTTTCAGGAAGAACCTAATAAATTTGACTTAGTACAACGTTATGTTTTCCTTAATGGAGATAAGGCAGATTATGTCGGTGTAGCAAAAGAATATAGGGATTTCCTGACAAAACAATATGGATTTACTAAGAAAGAGAAGAACAAAAAAGATAAAATCCCTCTAAAAATTGATTTCATCAACAACGAAGTAGAGATGGGGACATTCAATCTAGAAAATGTAAAAGCCACCTCCTATAATCAAGCCAAAGATATAGTCAAATCTTTCATTGATAAAGGAGACACTAATCTGAATGTTACCTTCAAGACCTACTTACTTGATAAACAAGCATACAGATTCCAAGTATTCAAAGAATTAGGAGGAAAAAAAGATTTTAAATCAGTACTTAACTATTTCAAAGACAATGATGTGAAATTCAACTATTACATGAACTATGCCAGAACCAATCATAAAAAGACTAAATTTACCGCCAGTAAAATGAGCAGACAAGACCTTAGTGTGAGAAATGATAAATCACAAGTATACAACTACCTTAACGATCCAAAATACTTTATGGATTTTGCAAAAAGTGATATGAATAATCTAAGAAAATATCATATTGATTCCTTAGCATTTGATGGTTTTACTGGAAGCTTGTTTACACATTATGATAAAGGAACCATCGGTTATAGTAATGAAGGTATGAAATATATAAAAAACCTGATGACCTATTTTAATGACAATAACATAGAAACCAATATATATAGAGGGGATGCTTATCTTTACCCATACATGACAGATTATTATGAAACACCTATATGTTCATCTAATCTCATGTTCATAGATAGAACAATACCTTTGGTATCCCTTGTGGCAAGCGGAAATATGGATATGTACTCACCCTACATGAATTTCTCATCCAACGATGATGAAGCTATTCTAAAGTTAATAGAGTATGGTGTATATCCAGCTTTCATACTAACAGGTGAGCCTACATATAGCATCAAATACTCTAATTCATCCAATGTATACGTATCACAGAACAAGTATCTTGAAGAGAGAATAGATAACTATTATGACAAAGTTAATGATGCACTAAATCATGTCATAGGAAGTGAACTGATTAATCATACGTATATTGATGATAATGTTGTTATGACAGAATACGCAAATGGTAAAAAAATCATTATCAACTATAATGACTCAGATTATATCTATAAGGATATAACCATTAAGGGAAAAGGATTCGTGGTCATATGA
- a CDS encoding YIP1 family protein, with amino-acid sequence MRNLKNIFLMLIMVMFFNVLTVNAEAPYNTYTSDKDGYINRTQTAYTPMNKITTINNEKLKTPEHVFVDKEDYIYITDSGHNKIFILNKDYKFYKELASDKFGAVKSTFVTEDKIYVVDSYNSTIFVFDKNSLELLQEIGEPDSPIFKEGYKFRPTNIAVDIRGNIYVRSTGSIHGLMMLNREGEFLTFFGANPLKVPIVDKIRSYFLTEKQEEKLEKVFPDVPTNLAIDGKGFIYTVTSSIKSNPVKKFNISGTNYFPNDMVGIYSMESVWVGQYNNVFTVSSEGWVFEYDSTGNLLFLYGGKDFSSSRLGLLNRPISIATNSMDDVIIIDQGTKLIQTYRATEFTNAVHKAMLEYQEGNYEESEDLWSYTLKYNSIFDNAHVGLGDAYLRNDRYELAYDEYYDARYNSGISKAFWEIRQVWLENNLNIVLIILLILLVIRFILKLLNKKTNFSTKISKKAGIVKKVKIIDDMAFVFEFLKHPLDGFYKIKMEKRVSKVSSTIIYLLVIASYIAHKKWTNVLFVSDGRYFIGYKLFVIIFVAVLWIVSNYLICSINDGEGSISNVYNATAYALTPIIVIMPFVIAISNVLTLEQAVFYRLPIDLIIIWVLFLMFFMIKDIHNFEVGETCLVILRSIFTMLIIALFLFVLYSLGNQIYSFLHEIIREVITR; translated from the coding sequence TTGAGAAATCTTAAAAATATATTTTTAATGTTAATAATGGTAATGTTCTTCAATGTTCTAACAGTAAATGCTGAAGCTCCATATAATACGTATACCAGTGATAAGGACGGTTACATAAACAGAACACAAACAGCGTATACACCAATGAATAAAATTACTACAATCAATAATGAAAAACTGAAAACGCCTGAACATGTATTTGTTGATAAAGAGGATTATATCTATATAACAGACAGCGGACACAACAAAATCTTTATTCTTAATAAAGATTATAAGTTCTACAAAGAATTGGCAAGTGATAAATTTGGAGCTGTAAAAAGTACATTTGTAACAGAAGATAAGATATATGTAGTAGACAGTTACAATAGCACAATATTTGTATTTGATAAAAATAGCCTAGAATTACTACAGGAAATAGGAGAACCTGATTCACCTATATTCAAGGAAGGATACAAATTCAGACCTACCAATATAGCAGTAGATATTAGAGGCAATATATATGTTAGAAGTACAGGTTCCATTCATGGTTTGATGATGTTAAATCGTGAAGGGGAATTCTTAACTTTTTTTGGTGCCAATCCACTTAAGGTACCTATAGTTGATAAGATAAGGTCATATTTCTTGACTGAAAAGCAAGAAGAGAAATTGGAAAAAGTATTTCCGGATGTACCAACCAATCTTGCTATTGATGGAAAAGGATTCATCTATACTGTTACTTCCTCAATAAAATCTAATCCGGTAAAAAAATTCAATATATCAGGTACCAATTATTTTCCTAATGACATGGTAGGTATCTATTCGATGGAGAGTGTTTGGGTTGGACAGTATAACAATGTTTTCACTGTAAGTTCAGAAGGATGGGTATTCGAATACGATTCAACAGGAAACCTGTTATTCTTATACGGTGGAAAAGATTTTAGTTCCAGTCGTCTAGGATTGCTTAATCGCCCAATAAGTATTGCCACCAACTCTATGGATGATGTAATAATCATTGACCAAGGTACAAAACTTATTCAGACCTATAGAGCTACAGAATTCACTAATGCAGTCCATAAAGCAATGCTTGAATATCAAGAGGGTAATTATGAAGAGAGCGAGGATTTATGGTCATATACTCTCAAATATAATTCAATATTCGATAATGCTCATGTTGGACTTGGTGATGCATACCTTCGAAATGATAGATATGAATTGGCTTATGATGAATATTATGATGCTAGATACAACAGCGGAATCTCAAAAGCATTCTGGGAAATTCGTCAAGTTTGGCTTGAAAACAATCTAAACATAGTATTAATAATATTACTGATTCTTTTGGTAATCAGATTTATATTAAAACTGCTGAATAAAAAAACAAACTTTTCTACTAAGATCAGTAAAAAAGCGGGTATTGTAAAAAAAGTCAAGATTATTGATGATATGGCTTTTGTATTTGAATTCCTTAAACATCCCTTAGATGGATTCTATAAAATAAAGATGGAAAAGAGAGTTTCAAAAGTATCCTCAACAATAATCTATCTATTAGTTATTGCAAGCTATATTGCCCACAAAAAATGGACCAATGTATTATTTGTATCTGACGGAAGATATTTTATTGGATATAAACTGTTCGTTATCATTTTTGTAGCTGTGTTATGGATTGTTTCTAATTATTTGATTTGCAGTATTAATGATGGAGAGGGAAGTATCAGCAATGTCTATAATGCCACTGCTTATGCTTTAACCCCAATCATCGTAATAATGCCTTTTGTAATAGCAATCAGTAATGTATTGACCCTTGAACAGGCAGTATTCTATAGGCTTCCTATTGATTTGATAATCATATGGGTACTATTCTTGATGTTTTTCATGATAAAGGATATACATAACTTTGAAGTAGGAGAAACCTGTTTAGTTATTTTGAGAAGTATATTCACTATGCTGATTATCGCACTATTTTTATTCGTACTTTATTCATTAGGAAACCAAATTTATAGTTTCCTACATGAAATCATAAGAGAGGTGATTACTCGATGA
- a CDS encoding carbohydrate ABC transporter permease has protein sequence MANIGMKFNPQKFHRNQIRFHIILIILSIFMALPIVFIINNAFKPFTELFAYPPRFFVKKPTLENFRLLFNFSAESGIPASRYLFNSIIVTVSVILLTLLISSCAAFALSKLEFKGKVTFNKINTLALMFVPVAVAIPRFLIIVNIGIFNTYLAHIIPLLAMPIGIFLLKQFIDQLPDELLEAAKIDGAGKWKIYFRIVLPLIKPPLVTVAILTFQASWANVEGSNIFVDREALRTLPFYMNTLVSGSGNIVAGAGMSAVAALIMFVPNLVLFIILQNKVMDSMAHTGIKN, from the coding sequence ATGGCGAATATAGGAATGAAATTCAATCCCCAAAAGTTCCATCGTAATCAAATACGTTTTCATATAATCTTAATTATATTATCAATCTTTATGGCGTTGCCTATTGTATTTATTATTAATAATGCTTTTAAACCTTTTACAGAACTATTTGCATACCCACCTAGATTCTTTGTAAAAAAGCCGACTCTGGAGAATTTCAGGCTACTATTTAATTTTTCTGCTGAATCAGGTATACCAGCATCAAGATACCTATTCAATAGTATCATTGTGACAGTAAGTGTTATTCTATTAACACTTTTGATTAGTTCCTGTGCAGCATTTGCGTTGTCGAAATTAGAGTTCAAAGGAAAGGTGACATTCAATAAAATCAATACTTTGGCTCTAATGTTTGTGCCTGTAGCAGTAGCTATACCAAGATTCTTGATTATCGTCAACATAGGAATATTCAATACATACTTGGCACATATCATACCATTATTAGCTATGCCCATAGGTATCTTTTTATTGAAACAGTTCATAGACCAGCTGCCAGATGAATTATTGGAAGCAGCTAAGATTGATGGAGCAGGGAAATGGAAGATATACTTTCGAATAGTTCTTCCTCTAATCAAACCGCCTCTTGTAACAGTGGCAATTCTGACTTTTCAAGCCAGTTGGGCTAACGTAGAGGGGTCCAATATTTTTGTTGATCGTGAAGCATTGAGAACATTACCATTTTATATGAACACCTTAGTATCCGGGTCGGGAAATATTGTAGCAGGAGCAGGAATGTCAGCTGTCGCGGCACTCATAATGTTCGTACCTAACCTGGTACTATTTATAATTCTACAGAATAAGGTCATGGATTCCATGGCACATACGGGGATAAAAAATTGA
- a CDS encoding carbohydrate ABC transporter permease — protein MKSNNKELMSFKKRLGNVKESPYIFILPYAVLFIMLIVLPVLVAIGLSFTYFNTIEIPKFIGFKNYVDLLTGDSVFLQHGVSNTIMYSLIVGPVGYMLAFFLAWMLSQVPHRVRTIYTVIIYSPSITGPIMMSVVWKVIFSGDQTGYLNYWLMRLQIINEPVQWLQSPEHLMPIMIFIGLWGSMGVGFLAMLAGLLNIDKTLYEAAYIDGIRNRWQEVFYITIPSMKPQMLFGAVMAIIGTFNASGLAATLSGGTPPPQYAGWMIVDHANDFGFIRYEMGYASAITVVLLLIVIIFNKISYKLFGEDK, from the coding sequence ATGAAGAGTAATAATAAGGAATTGATGTCTTTTAAGAAGAGATTAGGAAATGTAAAAGAGTCACCTTATATTTTTATATTACCATATGCAGTGTTATTCATTATGCTGATTGTATTACCCGTATTGGTTGCGATAGGATTATCTTTTACTTATTTTAATACAATAGAGATACCAAAATTCATAGGGTTCAAGAACTATGTAGACCTGTTGACTGGCGATTCTGTATTTCTTCAGCATGGAGTATCCAATACAATAATGTATTCCTTGATTGTTGGACCTGTAGGTTATATGCTAGCTTTTTTCTTGGCATGGATGCTTTCCCAAGTACCTCATAGGGTAAGAACGATCTATACGGTTATCATCTATTCACCATCCATAACAGGTCCTATAATGATGTCCGTTGTATGGAAAGTCATCTTCAGTGGTGACCAAACAGGTTATCTCAACTATTGGTTGATGAGATTGCAGATAATAAATGAGCCAGTGCAATGGCTCCAGTCTCCTGAACATCTTATGCCCATAATGATCTTTATAGGATTATGGGGAAGCATGGGAGTAGGATTCCTTGCAATGTTAGCAGGTCTTTTGAATATTGATAAGACTTTATATGAAGCGGCTTATATTGATGGTATTCGTAATAGATGGCAGGAAGTATTCTATATCACAATACCTTCCATGAAACCACAAATGCTATTTGGTGCTGTTATGGCGATTATTGGTACATTCAATGCATCTGGACTGGCGGCAACATTAAGCGGAGGAACACCACCCCCTCAATATGCAGGCTGGATGATTGTTGACCATGCCAATGATTTTGGGTTTATCCGTTATGAGATGGGATATGCATCCGCTATAACTGTAGTACTATTGTTAATCGTTATTATCTTCAACAAAATCAGTTACAAACTGTTTGGAGAAGATAAATAG